The Gammaproteobacteria bacterium genome includes a window with the following:
- the purL gene encoding phosphoribosylformylglycinamidine synthase, whose protein sequence is MGIYCYTSAAALSSFRIQKILQQLQSFQSEIQQIDTHTVYLVETTNELNAAENNKLAALLQAFCLGRLEAQNTQVLVAAGGMDETGVSIDHQPPPSPDSLEAQLLNTQEVSCLVFPRLGTISPWSSKASDIIQNCGMSQVKRVERGIAYHIHPGFSQYHEVQRRQLAALLHDPMTESVFFNLAATSSLFDHQSPAPLREIDILNQGKSALTHANSILGLALSEAEIDYLFTSFQKLKRNPTDAELMMFAQANSEHCRHKIFNAAWVIDDRPEEHSLFAMIRHTYKQHPEGVLSAYQDNGAVLTGSQGERFFADPVRRTYQYHPEEIAIVIKVETHNHPTAISPFPGAATGAGGEIRDEGAVGRGAKPKAGLTGFSVSNLHIPGFSQPWEFAYGKAPNQASALEIMLEAPIGAASFNNEFGRPGLCGYFRTFEVHMKNAHGAVRGYHKPIMIAGGLGNIRIPDVAKQTFTPGTKLIVIGGPALLIGIGGGAASSAIAGTRQAELDFASVQRSNPEMQRRCQEVIDACWALGEHNPILSIHDVGAGGLSNAIPEILHGSDCGGVVDLRAIPSAESSLSPLEIWCNEAQERYVLAILEKDLAQFDALAQRERCPYAVVGEATKKTDLIVEDSRFNNQPVDLPLAVLFGNTPKLTREVKHDAIEPAKFHTQEIDLLEAAKRVLQLPCVADKSFLITIGDRTVGGLTARDQMVGPWQIPVADVAVTASSYTGYTGEAMAIGERAPIALIHHAASALMAVGEAITNIAAAPIADISHIKLSANWMAASGYPGEDAGLYAAVQAVALELCPALGISIPVGKDSLSMRTVWEEEGGEQQSVISPLSLIVSAFAPVTDIRKVLTPQLRTDLGDTDLILIDLGAGCNALGGSALAQVYEQQGSVPPDVDDPEALKQFFNAIQKLNSENRLLAYHDRSDGGLFVTLCEMAFAGHTGITVNLDGAAEQPLQALFTEELGAVIQVRRQNTEAVLAYLNTCTHLAKHSRVIGTVNSSDTLEFYWQGQRVLAESRVYFQRLWSETSYRMQALRDNPACAEAAYARILDTKDPGLNVHLTFDLNENIVAPFIAKSARPKVAILREQGVNSQYEMAAAFDRAGFTAVDVHMTDIMQGRVSLREFVGLAAGGGFSYGDVLGAGQGWAKTILYQPRARDEFAAFFARSDTFTLGACNGCQMLSQLKDIIPGSNHWPAFIRNRSEQFEARLSLVEIKTTPSIFFQGMAGSRLCMASSHGEGYAQFADANQAAQVLSQNLVPVCYVDHYGVATEQYPMNPNGSPLGIASLTTTDGRVTILMPHPERVFRTVQNSWHPEAWGEDGPTLRMFRNARVWVG, encoded by the coding sequence ATGGGTATCTATTGCTACACCAGCGCCGCAGCACTCTCCAGTTTTCGCATCCAAAAAATATTGCAACAGCTGCAAAGTTTCCAATCCGAAATACAGCAAATTGATACCCATACAGTTTATCTGGTAGAAACGACCAACGAATTAAATGCAGCAGAAAACAACAAATTGGCAGCCCTGCTCCAGGCATTTTGCCTGGGAAGATTGGAAGCACAGAATACGCAAGTGTTAGTAGCGGCAGGCGGGATGGATGAAACCGGCGTTAGCATAGATCATCAACCGCCCCCTTCTCCAGATAGCCTGGAAGCCCAGTTACTAAATACTCAAGAAGTTTCCTGCTTAGTCTTTCCAAGACTAGGTACTATTTCCCCCTGGTCTTCCAAAGCCAGCGACATCATCCAAAATTGTGGCATGTCCCAGGTAAAACGCGTTGAACGTGGTATTGCCTACCACATTCACCCTGGCTTCAGTCAGTATCATGAAGTACAACGTCGGCAGCTCGCAGCGCTGCTGCACGATCCCATGACAGAATCAGTATTTTTCAACCTAGCAGCAACCAGCAGCTTATTTGACCATCAATCACCCGCACCTTTACGCGAGATCGATATTTTAAACCAGGGTAAAAGTGCATTAACCCATGCCAACTCAATTTTAGGTTTAGCGTTAAGCGAAGCAGAAATCGATTACCTATTCACCAGCTTTCAAAAACTCAAACGCAACCCCACCGATGCTGAATTGATGATGTTCGCTCAGGCCAATTCTGAGCATTGTCGCCATAAAATATTTAACGCAGCCTGGGTGATTGATGATCGACCCGAAGAACATTCCTTGTTTGCCATGATCCGCCATACCTATAAACAACATCCAGAAGGCGTACTTTCCGCTTATCAAGATAATGGTGCCGTTTTAACCGGCAGCCAGGGTGAACGTTTTTTCGCTGATCCGGTGCGACGTACTTATCAATATCACCCCGAAGAAATTGCCATTGTCATCAAAGTAGAAACGCATAACCATCCCACCGCCATCTCTCCTTTCCCGGGAGCTGCCACCGGTGCAGGTGGTGAGATTCGTGATGAAGGCGCAGTAGGTCGCGGGGCTAAACCTAAAGCCGGATTAACAGGATTTTCCGTATCCAATTTACACATTCCAGGTTTTTCTCAACCCTGGGAATTTGCTTATGGCAAAGCCCCCAATCAAGCTTCAGCATTAGAGATTATGTTAGAAGCACCCATTGGCGCGGCATCATTTAATAATGAATTTGGCCGCCCTGGGTTATGCGGTTATTTCCGCACGTTTGAAGTGCATATGAAAAACGCCCACGGCGCGGTGCGTGGTTATCATAAACCCATCATGATTGCAGGTGGCTTGGGTAATATTCGTATCCCCGATGTGGCTAAACAGACATTCACACCCGGTACTAAATTGATTGTGATCGGCGGTCCAGCACTATTGATTGGCATTGGTGGGGGAGCTGCTTCATCAGCTATAGCCGGTACGCGTCAGGCGGAATTAGATTTTGCTTCAGTACAGCGCAGCAATCCGGAAATGCAGCGCCGCTGCCAGGAAGTAATCGATGCTTGCTGGGCTTTGGGCGAGCATAACCCTATTTTATCTATCCATGATGTGGGGGCAGGGGGTTTATCTAATGCTATCCCAGAAATCTTGCATGGTAGTGACTGTGGCGGGGTTGTAGATTTGCGTGCCATACCCAGCGCTGAGTCTTCCTTGTCGCCATTAGAAATTTGGTGCAACGAAGCGCAAGAACGTTATGTACTGGCCATTTTAGAAAAGGATTTAGCACAGTTTGATGCATTAGCACAGCGTGAACGTTGCCCTTATGCGGTAGTGGGTGAGGCCACTAAAAAAACCGACTTAATTGTTGAAGATTCACGTTTTAACAACCAACCGGTAGATTTACCTTTAGCTGTGTTATTTGGCAATACGCCTAAACTAACCCGCGAGGTTAAGCACGATGCCATTGAACCGGCTAAATTTCACACGCAGGAAATTGATTTGCTAGAGGCGGCTAAGCGTGTTCTGCAGCTGCCTTGTGTTGCGGATAAATCTTTTTTGATTACCATTGGTGATCGCACCGTCGGCGGCTTAACTGCGCGAGATCAAATGGTAGGACCTTGGCAGATTCCCGTTGCGGATGTGGCGGTCACTGCCAGTAGTTATACCGGTTACACCGGTGAAGCCATGGCGATAGGTGAACGTGCGCCGATTGCCTTGATTCATCATGCGGCCTCGGCATTGATGGCGGTAGGTGAAGCGATTACCAATATCGCTGCCGCACCTATTGCGGATATTTCTCATATTAAATTATCTGCCAATTGGATGGCAGCAAGCGGTTATCCAGGTGAAGATGCAGGTTTGTATGCTGCCGTGCAGGCCGTAGCGTTGGAATTATGCCCCGCTTTGGGCATCAGTATTCCTGTCGGCAAAGATTCTTTGTCTATGCGTACGGTTTGGGAAGAAGAAGGCGGTGAACAACAAAGCGTGATTTCTCCCTTATCTTTAATTGTTTCTGCGTTTGCTCCGGTGACAGATATCAGAAAAGTCTTGACTCCGCAGCTACGTACTGACTTGGGTGACACGGATTTAATTCTGATTGATTTGGGGGCAGGGTGTAATGCGCTGGGGGGATCAGCTTTGGCGCAAGTTTATGAGCAGCAGGGTTCGGTGCCACCGGATGTCGATGATCCTGAAGCGTTAAAACAGTTTTTTAATGCCATACAGAAATTGAATAGTGAAAACAGGTTATTAGCCTATCATGATCGTTCTGATGGCGGGCTATTTGTGACATTGTGTGAAATGGCTTTTGCCGGACATACCGGCATCACGGTCAATCTCGATGGTGCAGCTGAGCAGCCCCTACAAGCATTATTCACAGAAGAATTAGGCGCAGTCATTCAAGTGCGTCGGCAAAATACTGAGGCAGTTTTGGCCTACTTAAACACGTGTACACACTTAGCTAAGCATAGTCGGGTGATCGGCACTGTAAATAGCAGCGATACGCTAGAATTTTATTGGCAGGGACAGCGGGTATTGGCTGAGTCCAGAGTGTATTTTCAGCGTTTATGGTCAGAAACCAGTTATCGGATGCAAGCCCTGCGTGATAATCCTGCGTGTGCAGAAGCAGCTTACGCACGGATTTTAGATACGAAAGATCCAGGGTTAAATGTACATCTGACATTTGACTTAAACGAGAATATTGTCGCGCCCTTTATTGCTAAGTCTGCGCGACCTAAGGTTGCAATTTTGCGTGAACAAGGTGTAAATAGTCAGTATGAAATGGCAGCAGCATTTGATAGGGCAGGATTCACAGCGGTTGATGTGCATATGACCGATATTATGCAGGGGCGAGTGAGTTTGCGGGAATTTGTAGGTTTGGCTGCCGGGGGCGGTTTTTCCTATGGTGACGTATTAGGCGCAGGACAAGGTTGGGCGAAAACTATTTTATATCAACCTCGGGCTAGGGATGAATTCGCCGCTTTTTTTGCCCGCTCTGATACTTTTACCCTGGGTGCTTGTAATGGTTGTCAGATGTTATCGCAGCTAAAAGACATTATTCCAGGCAGTAACCATTGGCCAGCATTTATACGTAACCGCTCGGAACAATTTGAAGCACGCTTAAGCTTGGTAGAAATCAAAACGACACCTTCGATTTTTTTCCAAGGCATGGCAGGATCGCGCCTGTGTATGGCGAGCTCACATGGTGAAGGTTATGCACAGTTTGCTGATGCTAATCAAGCAGCGCAGGTGTTATCACAGAATTTAGTTCCTGTATGTTATGTCGATCATTACGGCGTCGCGACGGAACAGTATCCAATGAATCCTAATGGCAGTCCGCTGGGTATAGCGTCTTTAACTACCACGGACGGGCGAGTCACCATTTTGATGCCGCATCCAGAGCGGGTATTTCGCACGGTGCAGAATTCTTGGCATCCCGAAGCATGGGGTGAGGATGGACCTACATTGCGTATGTTTAGAAATGCCCGAGTTTGGGTAGGTTAG
- the hemB gene encoding porphobilinogen synthase, with amino-acid sequence MHTSSRFPTTRLRRLRYSAKLRDLVRETHLSVNDIILPLFVKAGSGIRQPIASMPGHFQLSCDLLVDEIKTIKALGIPGVILFGIPAFKDATGSSANQADGVIQQAIKIIKDCAPDLLVITDLCFCEYTDHGHCGVMKQHSGLWDVDNDATLELLAAQAVSHARAGADIIAPSGMMDGMVAAIRQGLDTEGYPELPILSYSAKYCSAFYGPFRAAAESAPQSGNRRSYQMDPANGGQALREVALDLTEGADLVMVKPAGAYLDIIYRVSQAFPGVPLGAYQVSGEFAMIKAAAANGWVDEQQAALESLIAIKRAGARFILSYFAKQVAQWLGGE; translated from the coding sequence ATGCATACTTCATCTAGATTTCCCACCACCCGATTACGGCGTCTACGTTATTCTGCAAAACTTCGCGACCTTGTTCGTGAAACCCACCTATCTGTAAACGATATTATTTTACCGTTATTTGTCAAAGCAGGCAGTGGTATTAGGCAACCGATTGCTTCTATGCCCGGGCATTTTCAGTTAAGTTGCGATTTACTCGTAGATGAGATTAAGACGATAAAAGCCTTAGGTATTCCTGGCGTTATTCTATTTGGTATTCCCGCATTTAAAGATGCAACCGGCAGCAGTGCCAATCAAGCCGATGGGGTGATCCAGCAAGCCATTAAAATCATCAAAGATTGTGCACCTGATTTGTTAGTCATCACGGATTTATGCTTTTGTGAATACACCGATCATGGTCATTGCGGAGTAATGAAGCAGCACAGTGGCCTATGGGATGTCGATAATGATGCGACTTTGGAATTATTGGCAGCGCAAGCGGTCAGCCATGCCAGAGCCGGTGCAGATATTATTGCGCCAAGCGGCATGATGGATGGCATGGTGGCAGCCATACGCCAGGGTTTAGATACTGAAGGGTACCCAGAATTGCCGATTTTAAGTTATTCTGCCAAGTATTGTTCGGCATTTTATGGACCCTTTCGTGCGGCTGCAGAAAGTGCACCTCAGTCGGGTAACCGCCGCAGCTATCAAATGGATCCCGCCAATGGGGGTCAGGCATTGCGTGAAGTCGCGCTGGATTTAACCGAAGGCGCCGATCTAGTGATGGTTAAACCGGCCGGTGCTTATCTGGATATCATCTATCGGGTCAGCCAAGCCTTTCCTGGAGTACCTTTGGGGGCATATCAGGTCAGTGGCGAGTTTGCTATGATTAAGGCGGCAGCGGCCAATGGTTGGGTCGATGAACAACAAGCCGCTCTAGAGTCGCTGATAGCGATCAAGCGCGCCGGAGCTAGATTTATTTTGAGCTATTTTGCAAAACAGGTGGCACAGTGGCTTGGGGGTGAGTAG
- the guaB gene encoding IMP dehydrogenase yields MRIIPEEALTFDDVLLLPGFSQVLPKDVSLRTQLTREISLNVPLISAAMDTVTEARLAITLAQEGGIGILHKSMSVEKQAMQVRAVKKFESGVVKDPITVTPSTSIRELQALTRAHHISGMPVVEGEQLVGIITNRDVRFETQLDQPVANLMTPKERLVTVQEGASREEAISLLQKHRIEKVLIINNHFQLRGMITVKDILKAKEKPNACKDSQGRLRVGAAVGTSPDTSARVEALVRAGVDVIVVDTAHGHSKGVLERIQWVKQHFPEVQVIGGNIATAEAALALMAVGADGVKVGMGPGSICTTRVIAGIGVPQISAILQVAEALKGTGIPLIADGGIRFSGDMCKAIAAGAWSVMIGGLFAGTEEAPGEIELYKGRSYKSYRGMGSVGAMSQTEGSSDRYFQDNIVESEKLVPEGIEGRVPYKGSLAVVVHQLLGGLRASMGYTGCADIETLRTESQFIRISNAGMRESHVHDVMITREAPNYRVERED; encoded by the coding sequence ATGCGAATTATCCCAGAAGAAGCGCTCACTTTCGATGATGTATTACTCCTCCCTGGCTTTTCTCAGGTGCTACCTAAAGATGTTTCCCTGCGAACACAATTAACCCGTGAAATTTCCCTCAATGTACCATTGATATCTGCAGCAATGGATACTGTAACCGAAGCGCGACTGGCCATTACCTTGGCGCAAGAGGGTGGGATTGGCATTTTGCATAAAAGCATGAGTGTGGAAAAGCAAGCCATGCAAGTCAGAGCGGTGAAAAAATTTGAAAGTGGCGTCGTTAAAGATCCTATTACCGTGACTCCCTCTACCTCTATCCGTGAACTGCAGGCCTTGACCCGAGCGCACCATATCTCTGGGATGCCGGTCGTGGAGGGAGAACAGCTAGTCGGTATCATCACTAACCGTGACGTGCGTTTTGAAACCCAGCTAGATCAGCCGGTGGCGAACCTAATGACGCCTAAAGAACGTTTAGTCACGGTGCAGGAAGGCGCCAGCCGCGAAGAAGCCATCAGTCTTTTGCAGAAACACCGTATCGAAAAAGTGTTGATTATCAATAATCATTTCCAACTGCGTGGCATGATTACCGTTAAAGATATTCTGAAAGCCAAAGAAAAACCGAATGCGTGTAAAGACTCGCAAGGACGGTTACGGGTGGGTGCAGCGGTGGGTACAAGCCCTGATACATCAGCGCGGGTTGAGGCCTTGGTGCGGGCTGGGGTTGATGTGATTGTCGTTGATACTGCACATGGCCATTCCAAAGGGGTGTTGGAGCGGATTCAATGGGTTAAACAACATTTTCCTGAGGTTCAGGTGATTGGTGGCAATATTGCAACTGCTGAAGCCGCGTTAGCCCTTATGGCAGTGGGCGCTGATGGCGTTAAAGTCGGCATGGGGCCTGGTTCTATCTGCACCACTCGGGTCATTGCCGGGATTGGTGTGCCGCAGATTTCTGCCATTTTGCAGGTTGCAGAAGCGCTCAAGGGTACTGGAATTCCTTTAATTGCTGATGGCGGTATTCGTTTTTCTGGCGATATGTGCAAAGCCATTGCTGCAGGTGCTTGGTCAGTGATGATTGGCGGTTTATTTGCCGGCACCGAAGAAGCGCCAGGTGAGATTGAATTATATAAAGGCCGTTCTTATAAGTCTTATCGCGGCATGGGTTCGGTGGGGGCGATGTCGCAAACGGAAGGTTCTAGTGACCGTTATTTTCAAGATAATATTGTCGAGTCAGAAAAATTGGTGCCGGAAGGCATTGAAGGCCGAGTACCGTATAAAGGCAGCTTGGCGGTGGTGGTACATCAGTTACTGGGCGGATTGCGTGCATCTATGGGCTATACCGGCTGCGCCGACATTGAGACCCTGCGCACTGAGTCACAATTTATTCGCATTTCTAACGCAGGGATGCGCGAGAGTCATGTACATGATGTTATGATTACGCGTGAGGCACCGAATTATCGGGTGGAGCGAGAGGATTGA
- a CDS encoding fatty acid desaturase, with product MSILKRINWTNTLFLTITPVVAIIATFFIVKNGNLHWATVLLAFVMTGLTGLSITAGYHRLFSHRTYKTIWPVRLLLLLFGAATFEGSVMEWSTDHRNHHRYTDTDKDPYNIKKGFWYAHIGWLFVLDTSKRDFSNVEDLAADRLVMLQHRFFVPIAIFMGFVFPMALGALWGDAWGGLIIAGALRIVFNQQMTFCINSVCHVFGKRTYSNQQSARDNWITALFTYGEGYHNFHHQFAVDYRNGIRFYDYDPAKWLIRTLAFFGWATDLKQVRKEQIIRYQLRSHENPNLTHSHVISEYARSFSAYIQRLRERILEVALQIEQLEQDYQRLKKEKIQYLKGKMSEYRTHLYAQREHLKKARRELKSTLTVWSNIVRHQNQLGLVVESGR from the coding sequence ATGAGTATCTTGAAGCGTATCAACTGGACTAATACCCTGTTTTTAACAATCACCCCTGTCGTTGCAATTATTGCCACATTTTTTATCGTCAAAAATGGCAACCTGCATTGGGCGACAGTGCTATTGGCATTCGTGATGACGGGATTGACCGGTTTATCGATTACTGCGGGCTATCATCGCTTATTTTCCCACCGCACTTATAAAACCATTTGGCCTGTGCGTTTATTACTTTTGCTGTTCGGTGCAGCCACCTTTGAAGGCAGTGTCATGGAGTGGAGTACAGACCATCGTAATCATCATCGTTATACCGATACGGACAAAGACCCTTATAACATCAAAAAAGGCTTTTGGTACGCACATATCGGCTGGTTGTTTGTGTTAGATACTTCTAAGCGGGATTTTTCCAATGTGGAAGACCTGGCGGCTGATCGCCTGGTCATGTTGCAGCATCGTTTCTTTGTGCCGATTGCTATTTTTATGGGTTTTGTTTTTCCTATGGCGTTAGGCGCGCTGTGGGGAGATGCTTGGGGCGGATTAATCATTGCCGGTGCGTTACGCATTGTGTTTAACCAGCAGATGACATTCTGCATTAATTCAGTGTGCCATGTATTTGGCAAGCGTACTTATTCAAATCAGCAAAGTGCACGTGATAATTGGATAACCGCATTATTCACTTATGGTGAAGGTTATCATAACTTCCATCACCAGTTTGCAGTGGATTACCGTAATGGCATTCGTTTTTATGACTATGATCCGGCTAAATGGTTAATCCGCACTTTAGCTTTTTTCGGTTGGGCAACAGACTTAAAGCAAGTCAGAAAAGAGCAGATTATCCGTTATCAATTACGCTCGCATGAAAATCCCAATTTAACCCATTCACACGTTATTTCCGAATATGCACGATCGTTTTCTGCTTATATTCAGCGCTTACGTGAACGCATTTTAGAAGTGGCCTTGCAAATTGAGCAGCTGGAGCAGGATTACCAGAGACTTAAAAAAGAGAAGATTCAATATTTGAAAGGTAAGATGTCAGAATACCGCACCCACCTCTATGCGCAGCGCGAACATTTGAAAAAAGCCCGGCGCGAACTTAAAAGTACTTTGACAGTTTGGAGTAATATAGTTCGGCATCAAAACCAGTTAGGTTTGGTGGTAGAGAGTGGGAGGTAG
- a CDS encoding bifunctional 2-methylcitrate dehydratase/aconitate hydratase: MNLRPDFDQEIQAIAHYVSDYSINSQEAYRTAKFCLMDSLGCALLALRYPECTKLLGPIVPGATLANGARVPGTQFELDPVQAAFNIGTLIRWLDYNDTWLAKEWAHPSDNLGGILAVADYLNRQALLTQHKLLTLHDVLTAMIKAHEIQGILALENSFNQVGLDHVVYVKVATTAVVTQWLGGQHQELCAAISQAFIDGQSLRTYRHAPNTGSRKSWAAGDATSRGVRLALMTLRGEAGYPSALSAKRWGLYDVYFQGKPFQFQRPFGSYVMENVLFKISYPAEFHSQTAVEAAIQLHPKVKDRLPDIQRITIRTQEAAMRILNKKGPLYNPADRDHSLQYITAIGLIFGTLTADDYEDKVAADARIDELRDKMELTEDANFSRDYLDPDKRSIGNAIQIFFKDGTATDEIAVEYPVGHQRRREEGIPLLVEKFQQNLLTRFPKGRAEKILHLFDNQEKLENMPVQEFMALWVI, encoded by the coding sequence ATGAACTTACGCCCTGATTTCGATCAGGAAATCCAAGCGATTGCACATTATGTTAGCGATTACTCAATCAATAGCCAAGAGGCCTACCGCACCGCGAAATTCTGTCTGATGGACAGTCTGGGTTGCGCTTTATTGGCGCTGCGTTATCCAGAATGTACTAAATTGTTAGGACCTATAGTCCCGGGTGCGACTCTAGCCAATGGCGCAAGGGTTCCAGGCACGCAATTTGAACTAGATCCAGTCCAAGCTGCATTTAATATCGGCACCCTCATTCGCTGGCTGGATTACAATGACACTTGGTTGGCTAAAGAATGGGCGCATCCTTCAGATAATTTAGGTGGCATATTAGCCGTTGCTGATTACTTGAACCGACAAGCTTTACTCACTCAGCATAAGTTGCTGACCCTGCACGATGTGCTAACAGCCATGATTAAAGCCCATGAAATCCAAGGCATACTGGCCTTGGAAAATAGCTTTAACCAAGTTGGATTAGATCATGTGGTTTATGTCAAAGTTGCAACCACAGCCGTGGTGACCCAATGGTTGGGCGGCCAACATCAAGAGCTATGTGCTGCCATATCACAAGCTTTTATAGACGGCCAGAGCCTGCGTACTTATCGCCATGCACCGAATACTGGTTCGCGTAAATCTTGGGCGGCAGGTGATGCAACTTCCCGCGGCGTGCGCTTAGCACTCATGACCTTGCGTGGCGAGGCCGGTTATCCAAGCGCGTTATCCGCCAAACGTTGGGGATTATATGATGTCTACTTCCAAGGCAAACCTTTTCAGTTTCAGCGCCCCTTTGGCAGTTATGTGATGGAAAATGTATTATTCAAAATCTCTTACCCTGCAGAATTCCATTCACAAACTGCAGTAGAAGCAGCCATTCAACTGCATCCAAAAGTCAAAGACCGCTTGCCAGATATTCAGCGCATTACTATCCGCACCCAAGAAGCCGCTATGCGCATTCTGAACAAAAAAGGACCGCTATATAATCCTGCAGATCGTGACCATAGCCTGCAATATATCACGGCAATTGGGTTGATTTTTGGCACTTTAACGGCCGATGATTATGAAGATAAAGTAGCCGCTGATGCTCGCATTGACGAGCTGCGCGATAAAATGGAGTTAACTGAAGATGCAAATTTCTCGCGTGATTACCTTGACCCAGACAAACGCTCGATTGGTAATGCCATTCAAATATTTTTTAAAGATGGCACAGCGACGGATGAAATTGCTGTCGAATATCCTGTAGGTCATCAAAGACGCCGCGAAGAGGGCATTCCATTATTAGTAGAAAAATTTCAGCAAAATCTATTGACGCGATTTCCTAAAGGACGGGCTGAAAAAATATTGCACTTATTTGATAATCAAGAAAAATTAGAAAATATGCCGGTGCAGGAATTTATGGCATTGTGGGTTATTTGA